A stretch of Episyrphus balteatus chromosome 2, idEpiBalt1.1, whole genome shotgun sequence DNA encodes these proteins:
- the LOC129909715 gene encoding uncharacterized protein LOC129909715, translating into MDEDKTDVTTSELEDELLASSQETIVDSSETARSASAPKQPPHPGSTASTSSTSVPRPYKAQTNPSGSSATDKNLKTASLHRRVDFKRATFFLSKIAKNKEAGTPHEKDAADKIRYEKIVEEYNNLFVHPEKTAKRNRSLEEGNPPQKKAKTGGTKKKGPPQGAAQSRTLSEIVRDDLQVAIVDELSTDNKGLMSVWNSIEAKLSEMVFLYTLSANEGPYPSFDSGEMLRGYRVIKCEDGFSRDFLSKSVDEISTKWDGLKLKLIPAKEIPKQPLARIWLPLMSIKPSGTELIRSLQRLNPLIPMHDWAVIKTEEPQKNSASYLLRRLVEVSRGALEKADFKLRFGIRNAKIKILQSQEADPNLVEDIVEDDDTPKEAGFSGERLATDDAESDIN; encoded by the coding sequence atggaCGAAGACAAGACAGACGTAACAACATCCGAATTGGAGGATGAACTCTTGGCATCGAGCCAAGAGACCATTGTGGATAGCTCGGAGACTGCTAGAAGTGCTAGCGCTCCTAAGCAACCTCCACACCCCGGAAGCACAGCTAGTACAAGTAGTACCTCTGTGCCTCGACCATATAAAGCCCAAACAAATCCGTCGGGTAGCAGTGCTACCgacaaaaacctcaaaacagcGAGTTTGCATCGTAGAGTGGACTTCAAGAGGGCTACCTTCTTTCTTAGCAAGATTGCTAAAAATAAGGAAGCTGGAACTCCACACGAAAAAGATGCCGCTGATAAAATCAGGtacgaaaaaattgttgaagagTACAACAATCTTTTTGTTCATCCCGAAAAGACCGCCAAGAGAAATAGATCTCTTGAGGAGGGTAACCCTCCTCAAAAGAAAGCTAAAACCGGCGGCACCAAAAAGAAAGGGCCACCTCAGGGAGCGGCGCAATCGCGCACTTTAAGTGAGATCGTCAGGGACGATCTTCAAGTGGCGATTGTAGATGAGCTCTCCACTGACAACAAAGGTCTGATGTCAGTGTGGAACTCCATCGAGGCCAAACTCTCTGAGATGGTCTTCCTCTACACCCTATCGGCAAATGAGGGTCCCTACCCTAGTTTCGACTCTGGTGAGATGCTCAGGGGATACAGGGTAATTAAGTGCGAGGATGGGTTTTCTAGGGATTTCCTTAGTAAAAGTGTTGATGAGATCAGCACTAAATGGGATGGTTTGAAGCTCAAGCTTATCCCAGCTAAGGAGATTCCTAAACAACCACTGGCTCGCATTTGGCTGCCCCTCATGAGTATCAAGCCAAGTGGAACGGAGCTGATCCGCAGTCTTCAGAGGTTAAACCCGCTGATTCCGATGCATGACTGGGCAGTCATTAAGACTGAAGAGCCGCAAAAGAACAGCGCGTCTTACCTTCTGAGGAGGTTAGTCGAGGTTAGTCGTGGGGCTCTCGAAAAAGCCGACTTTAAACTCCGCTTTGGCATTAGGAATGCCAAAATAAAGATTCTGCAAAGTCAGGAAGCGGACCCTAACCTAGTTGAGGATATCGTCGAGGATGACGATACCCCCAAAGAGGCAGGGTTCTCCGGCGAGAGGCTGGCAACTGACGATGCAGAATccgatataaattaa